The following proteins are encoded in a genomic region of Brachypodium distachyon strain Bd21 chromosome 1, Brachypodium_distachyon_v3.0, whole genome shotgun sequence:
- the LOC100845944 gene encoding uncharacterized protein LOC100845944, translating into MPPLPLLLILLAGVAAAVAEPPIPSPAPPPLSPPLPSPPPPPPPQKNETLYELLPLYGLPAGVFPSTVTSFSLADNGSLTVDLAGPCYAHFEYLTYFEARVTGVLRYGSLTGLSGIQVRRFLVWFNVIRVKVDLPPPPRFVYLDIGWITRKLPASEFQSVHTCDSSKRCRLSSALATAATWFQDFFAQF; encoded by the exons ATGCCgccccttcctctcctcctcatcctgctcgccggcgtggcggcggcggtggcggagcccccgatcccatctcctgcgccgccgccgctgtcaccgccgctgccgtcgccgcctccgcctccgccgccgcaaaAGAACGAGACGCTCTACGAGCTCCTCCCGCTCTACGGCCTCCCCGCGGGCGTCTTCCCCTCCACCGTCACCTCCTTCTCGCTCGCCGACAACGGCAGCCTCACCGTCGACCTCGCGGGTCCCTGCTACGCCCACTTCGAGTATCTCACCTACTTCGAGGCCCGCGTCACGGGCGTCCTCCGCTACGGCTCCCTGACCGGCCTATCGGGCATCCAGGTCCGCCGCTTCCTCGTCTGGTTCAACGTCATCCGCGTCAAGGTCGACctgccccctcccccgcgctTCGTCTACCTCGACATCGGCTGGATCACCCGCAAGCTTCCCGCCAGCGAGTTCCAATCCGTCCACACGTGCGACTCCTCCAAGAGGTGCCGCCTCTCGTCTGcgctcgccaccgccgcgacATGGTTCCAG GACTTCTTTGCCCAATTTTAG
- the LOC100824252 gene encoding neurofilament medium polypeptide, with protein MVAISMYRGNLHRGAADAARHWPVPAPTLSASRFRRLLRSRSLAVSRLEGARKLDSGSSSPNSRLDEGAPEPVGQAEEVDGGQQQQDERQEEEEEEQAEGHDVQQQQQQEQAEGEGQDEQQQQGEHGGEEEEEQEEGAVEDVEMDDAGEVVAGGDHAGGNGDPEEGQGESEGFDPNAEVPNSEVSYRDGVEGKKRDLSDKLDTLNKKKHDLVQMLKQVLNAEEEIRTRSMQAPLRAAMPQQSENAADGSSVPRQAPRMTVDVNFSEFAGESDAGSNQGTPGRPLHHVHSISPSTASFARSPFSSLHHNSGHTPRSPATFSTASPSRFAASGHQGNPYSHPSASLPGSNFVASSPSPAASGGSSSVFRDYRPPNST; from the exons ATGGTGGCGATCTCGATGTACCGCGGCAACCTCCACCGGGGCGCGGCCGACGCCGCTCGCCACTGGCCGGTACCCGCACCCACCCTCTCGGCGTCCCGGttccgccgtctcctccgcaGCCGCTCCCTCGCCGTCTCCCGCCTAGAAGGTGCCCGCAAGCTCGACTCCGGGAGCTCCTCCCCCAACTCGCGCCTGGATGAGGGCGCCCCGGAGCCCGTGGGACAGGCGGAAGAAGTAGACGGcggacagcagcagcaggacgagcggcaggaggaggaggaggaggagcaggcggagGGGCATGAtgtgcagcaacagcagcagcaggagcaggcggagggagaggggcaggatgagcagcagcagcaaggggagcatgggggagaagaagaggaggagcaggaggagggggcggTGGAGGATGTGGAAATGGACGATGCTGGAGAGGTAGTCGCTGGAGGTGACCATGCTGGTGGCAATGGTGATCctgaagaaggccaaggcgaAAGCGAAGGCTTCGACCCCAACGCGGAGGTGCCCAACTCGGAG GTGAGTTACCGTGATGGGgttgaaggaaaaaagagagatttgAGTGACAAGCTGGATACCCTAAATAAGAAAAAGCATGATCTTGTGCAGATGCTGAAGCAG GTTTTAAATGCCGAAGAAGAAATCAGAACTCGGAGCATGCAGGCCCCATTACGGGCTGCCATGCCTCAGCAGTCAGAAAATGCAGCTGATGGAAGTTCTGTTCCTAGACAGGCGCCCAGAATGACCGTTGATGTCAATTTTAGTGAATTTGCTGGAGAGTCAGATGCTGGTTCCAACCAGGGCACTCCTGGACGCCCCTTGCATCATGTTCACAGTATTTCTCCTTCAACAGCTTCTTTTGCTAGGTCGCCATTTAGTTCTCTCCACCACAATTCG GGCCACACTCCAAGAAGCCCGGCGACTTTCTCTACAGCAAGTCCATCTCGCTTTGCAGCTAGCGGGCATCAAGGGAATCCTTACAGTCATCCATCGGCATCATTACCAGGAAGTAACTTTGTAGCCTCGTCGCCATCCCCTGCCGCATCAGGTGGCTCTTCCTCCGTATTCAGGGACTATCGCCCACCCAATTCAACATAA